The Cryptococcus deuterogattii R265 chromosome 4, complete sequence genome segment GTTAAAGCGAACTGGTCATCAACCAAGAACTCGTTCGCTGTGGTGCCAGAGGCTACGGTGACGGTCTTAATGCCGGTATGGTCATCGGTCTTCCCCCGGTTCTCAACTTTGGAAATGAACCTCTGAGATCCAAAGTGATTCAAGAAGTTTTCAACGGAGAAAAGATTATTAGTTTGGCCATATCTGAGGCCTTTGCCGGTTCCGACGTGGCTGGCTTGAGAACAACTGCTACGAAgcaggaggatggaagctGGGTGATCAATGGAACGAAAAAGTGGATCTCTGGTGGTATGCACTCAGACTACTTTGTGAGTATTCAAATCATTCATATACTCAGCTCATTTCTAACTTGACCTCTTTTTAGACTGTAGGGGCAAAGGTGAAATGATCAAACTGTAGTAGTTTAGATGGTTAGCTGACCACCGCGTGGTGTTAGACTGAAGGAGGTTTGACGGCCTTCCTCGTGCCCCGTACTGAAGGAGTCGAGACTAAGCAAATCAAAACATCGTACTCGACAGCTGCTGGAACTGCATACATTACGTTTGACAATGTCAAAGTACCTGCAGAAAATATGCTTGGACCTGAGGATGGAGGTCTACTTGTCATATTGAGCAATTTCAACGTGAGTTCATTCATGAATATGTGGAGAACAAAAAGAGCACGCCAGCTGATAATAAAGATACCATGTAGCATGAACGGTATGTCAAAGTACATTTCGAATGTGTCACTAACTGGCATGCATATAGATGGGTCATGTGCTGCGCCAGCATCAGAAGTTCTAGGGTGATTGTAGAAGAGTGTCTCAAGTGCGTTATCTACCCAAGCCGGCGCGAGGCTGCAACTAATATTGTACTCTACCAGGTGGGCTGCTCAGCGTCGAGTATTTGGCAAGCCTCTGTTGGCGCAGGCTGTCATCCGTGCAAAGTAAGTATTGATTGGCCGCCCTAACTGTGAGTTAAAAATGGACTGATATGCTCGACAAAAGGCTCGCCTCCATGATTGCCAAAGTCGAAGCCCTGCAAGCTTGGTTGGAAAATGTCACGTATCAGATGTGTAACATGGTGAGCGTCCATTTTTGATATACTCGAAATGTCTGTGAGCTGATCGGTATGGTGGAATTCCAGACCTACAAAGAACAATCACGTAACTTGGCGGGTCAGATTGCGTTCCTCAAAATGCAATCTACCCGATTTGCAGGAGAAATTGCAGACGACGCTGTCAATATCTTTGGTGGACGTGGTCTAACCAAAACCGGCATGGGCAAATTTGTCGAACAGTTCCAGAGAACGCAAAAGTTCGATGCGATTCTGGGTGGTGCGGAAGAAGTACTGGCAGATTTGGGAGTGAGACAGgcaatgaggaagatgcctAAAGACGTCAGGCTGTAACCCTGAGAGTTGAAGGAATGAACGGCGCCGAACGAACaaagcgaggaagaagaacgataAGTAATTCCCGTTGTACGAAGCCCGGATGAATAAATGTATCACGATTTATTGTTGAAAATATAAGAACTTGGTTGTGTTCAATATACATTTATTGTGCTACAACATATACAGTGGTGTGCATTTGCCTAAGGTTCACCTTGTTTCTCAGCTGTCAGAAATGCTGCTTCAATCCGCCCCCCTTAAACCTGTAGAAGTGAGGCCTAGAATTGATCAATATCAGCATCCACATCGGATAACCTTTCCGCAAGCACTTACGCCAATTCTACTAGCCAATCCTCATCGATGACCGTCAAATCCCTCATAAAGCTCTTTGTTGTCTCCACCACTTCATGGTATATCACCCACCCTGTGGATGGTTGACGGGTGAACATGACCGATGAAGGATGCACATGCAAAGGCGCGTTTTCACGAGCTGATCTGTACGTTCCGTCTGGCAACATCTTGGCCGCGTTCTGTAAAGCCATCGTTTCAGATTTCAGATCGCATACAAAAATTCCCGGAGCGCAGGTAATTTGCTTACCTTGAAGTAACCAGAAACCAGGCATTTTCTCAACCTAACTGCATCACCTTCGCAACTGACGATCGGAATCCTGAACCTCTCCATATACTTCTTGAGCTGTTTTCGGATTGACATGGCGCGCGATAGAGCCTTGTAATTGAGACGATGGTTACCG includes the following:
- a CDS encoding acyl-CoA dehydrogenase codes for the protein MSTEAPPKELKELTEEEVAKHNKQGDLWIIIDSVVYDLSKFGAMHPGGVGVLLDPEVAGKDATTVFFGLHRHEVLLKPQYQRLIIGQISGSAPTIKPPTPGALSKVPYAEPTWLTAEFKSPYYKESHRKLQQVMRKFVEEVIRPDAQLCEENGKRASKAVLEAMAKVNLNAMRLGPGKHLHGRTLFDGVVKGEEFDYFHELVINQELVRCGARGYGDGLNAGMVIGLPPVLNFGNEPLRSKVIQEVFNGEKIISLAISEAFAGSDVAGLRTTATKQEDGSWVINGTKKWISGGMHSDYFTVGAKTEGGLTAFLVPRTEGVETKQIKTSYSTAAGTAYITFDNVKVPAENMLGPEDGGLLVILSNFNHERWVMCCASIRSSRVIVEECLKWAAQRRVFGKPLLAQAVIRAKLASMIAKVEALQAWLENVTYQMCNMTYKEQSRNLAGQIAFLKMQSTRFAGEIADDAVNIFGGRGLTKTGMGKFVEQFQRTQKFDAILGGAEEVLADLGVRQAMRKMPKDVRL